Proteins from a genomic interval of Neisseria arctica:
- a CDS encoding amino acid ABC transporter permease, with amino-acid sequence MTEARAALVINAFWPMVKAGFIYSIPLAVVSFIFGILIALIVALIRIIPGKGFAYRLLLAAVRFYVSAIRGTPMLVQLMIVFYGLPAIGIRLDPLPTAIIGFSLNIGAYASETIRAAILSVPKGQWEAGFTIGMTYMQTFRRIIMPQAFRVSVPPLSNTFISLFKETSLASVVTITELFRVAQQIANASYDFLPVYIEAGLVYWVFCFFLFIGQSKLEKRLDRYIAK; translated from the coding sequence GTTTCATTTATTCCATTCCTTTGGCCGTTGTCTCTTTTATATTTGGTATATTGATTGCCTTGATAGTTGCCTTGATACGGATTATACCGGGCAAGGGTTTTGCATACCGTTTATTGTTGGCCGCAGTAAGGTTTTACGTATCAGCTATCAGGGGAACGCCGATGCTGGTGCAGTTAATGATAGTGTTTTACGGTTTGCCCGCTATCGGTATCCGTTTGGACCCACTTCCTACGGCTATTATCGGCTTCTCGCTCAATATCGGTGCCTATGCCTCAGAAACGATCCGCGCGGCGATCTTGTCCGTACCGAAAGGGCAATGGGAGGCCGGTTTTACTATCGGCATGACCTATATGCAAACTTTCCGACGTATTATTATGCCGCAGGCGTTTAGAGTATCCGTACCGCCTCTGAGTAATACGTTCATTAGCCTGTTTAAAGAAACTTCGCTGGCTTCGGTGGTAACGATTACCGAGCTTTTCCGGGTAGCACAGCAGATTGCTAACGCCAGTTACGATTTTTTACCGGTGTATATCGAAGCAGGTTTGGTTTATTGGGTATTCTGTTTCTTCTTGTTTATCGGACAGTCGAAATTGGAAAAACGCCTTGACCGCTATATAGCCAAGTGA
- a CDS encoding amino acid ABC transporter ATP-binding protein — MIKIRNIHKAFGSNQILRGIDLDIAKGNVVVVLGPSGSGKTTFLRCLNALEMPEKGEIEFDGSPALKIDFATKPSKKDVLMLRRKSGMVFQQYNLFPHKTALENVMEGPVAVQGKPVETARAEARALLEKVGLGDKADLYPFQLSGGQQQRVGIARALAIQPELLLFDEPTSALDPELVQDVLATMKELAREGWTMVVVSHEIKFALDVATTVVVMDGGVIVEQGSPEQLFQNPKHERTKRFLQQIRAEA, encoded by the coding sequence ATGATAAAAATCCGTAATATTCATAAGGCTTTCGGTAGTAACCAGATTCTTCGCGGTATTGATTTGGATATTGCTAAAGGCAATGTGGTGGTGGTACTTGGGCCTTCCGGCTCTGGGAAAACGACTTTTCTTCGCTGCCTTAATGCTCTGGAAATGCCTGAAAAAGGTGAAATCGAATTCGACGGTTCTCCTGCATTAAAAATTGATTTTGCCACTAAGCCGTCTAAAAAAGATGTATTGATGCTACGCCGTAAATCTGGCATGGTTTTCCAACAATACAATCTTTTTCCCCATAAAACTGCATTGGAAAATGTGATGGAAGGGCCAGTAGCCGTACAAGGCAAGCCTGTAGAGACGGCTCGTGCGGAGGCACGGGCTTTGTTGGAGAAAGTTGGTTTAGGAGATAAGGCTGATCTTTATCCTTTCCAACTTTCCGGCGGCCAACAACAAAGGGTAGGAATTGCCAGAGCTTTGGCAATCCAGCCTGAGTTGTTACTATTTGACGAGCCTACTTCGGCGCTTGACCCCGAACTGGTGCAAGACGTGTTGGCAACTATGAAAGAGCTGGCGCGCGAGGGCTGGACTATGGTAGTTGTGTCCCATGAAATTAAATTTGCTTTGGATGTGGCAACAACAGTGGTCGTTATGGACGGCGGGGTAATTGTAGAGCAGGGCTCACCCGAACAGTTATTCCAAAATCCGAAGCATGAGCGAACCAAACGTTTCCTACAACAAATTAGAGCAGAGGCATAA
- the arsB gene encoding ACR3 family arsenite efflux transporter, whose translation MGIFERFLSIWVALAIAAGVLLGLTVPNIFAAVAQLEWAHVNLPVAVLIWLMIYPMMIQIDWSAVKKVGKRPKGLFLTLIINWLIKPFTMAALGWLFFKVFFASMVNPNDAQQYIAGMILLGVAPCTAMVFVWSQLVKGDPNYTLVQVSVNDLIMIVAYAPIAAVLLGVSEIMVPWSTLLLSTLLYVVLPLAAGMMTRRLLIKRKHSITVFSGRLKPFAVCGLILTVILLFGFQAQTIIAQPLVIVLIAIPLLLQTYGIFFIGRIGARLLKLPHEIAAPACLIGTSNFFELAVAVAISLFGLHSGAALATVVGVLVEVPVMLSLVAWINAKHKTESPLH comes from the coding sequence ATGGGAATTTTTGAACGCTTTTTAAGCATTTGGGTTGCCTTGGCGATTGCCGCAGGCGTTTTGTTGGGTTTAACGGTACCCAATATCTTTGCAGCCGTTGCCCAACTCGAATGGGCACATGTTAATTTGCCGGTGGCTGTTTTAATTTGGTTAATGATTTACCCGATGATGATCCAGATTGATTGGTCGGCAGTAAAAAAAGTCGGAAAACGCCCCAAAGGTTTATTCCTTACCTTAATCATTAACTGGCTAATAAAACCATTCACTATGGCAGCTCTGGGTTGGCTGTTTTTCAAAGTTTTCTTTGCCTCAATGGTAAACCCCAACGATGCCCAACAATATATTGCAGGTATGATTTTACTAGGCGTTGCACCGTGCACCGCCATGGTTTTCGTATGGAGCCAACTCGTTAAAGGTGATCCCAACTATACTTTGGTGCAGGTATCCGTTAATGATTTAATTATGATTGTTGCCTATGCACCTATTGCCGCTGTTTTACTCGGTGTTTCCGAAATTATGGTTCCTTGGAGTACGCTGCTGCTTTCAACCCTACTCTACGTTGTATTACCGCTCGCAGCAGGCATGATGACACGCCGCTTATTAATCAAACGCAAACATTCTATTACTGTTTTTTCAGGCCGTCTGAAACCTTTTGCCGTTTGCGGGCTGATATTGACCGTTATCCTACTATTCGGTTTCCAAGCTCAAACCATCATCGCACAACCATTGGTCATCGTATTGATCGCTATCCCTCTGCTGTTACAAACATACGGCATATTTTTTATCGGCCGCATCGGTGCCCGTCTACTCAAGCTACCGCATGAAATCGCCGCACCCGCCTGCTTAATCGGAACATCTAATTTTTTCGAATTGGCCGTTGCAGTAGCCATCTCACTTTTTGGACTTCATTCCGGAGCAGCTCTGGCTACTGTTGTCGGCGTATTGGTGGAAGTGCCCGTTATGCTGTCTTTGGTCGCATGGATAAATGCCAAACACAAAACTGAATCTCCATTGCATTAA
- the arsC gene encoding arsenate reductase (glutaredoxin) (This arsenate reductase requires both glutathione and glutaredoxin to convert arsenate to arsenite, after which the efflux transporter formed by ArsA and ArsB can extrude the arsenite from the cell, providing resistance.) codes for MQKVTIYHNPNCGTSRNVLALIRNAGIEPHIIEYLKTPPSESDLRGLLAASGLSARSALRTNVPEFQAFHLNDDTLSEEAVIAAMLKAPILINRPFVVTPLGTALCRPSEKVLDILPSPQQGVFFKEDGEPVIDANGQRIKHL; via the coding sequence ATGCAAAAAGTAACCATCTATCACAATCCAAATTGCGGCACTTCCAGAAATGTCCTCGCCTTAATCCGCAATGCAGGTATCGAGCCGCACATTATCGAATACCTCAAAACACCGCCAAGCGAATCCGACTTACGCGGTTTGCTGGCGGCAAGCGGTCTAAGTGCACGTTCGGCCTTGCGAACCAATGTTCCCGAATTTCAAGCCTTTCATCTTAACGATGATACCTTAAGCGAAGAAGCCGTTATAGCCGCCATGCTAAAAGCCCCTATTCTGATTAACCGCCCTTTTGTGGTCACCCCTTTGGGTACGGCATTATGCAGGCCGTCTGAAAAAGTGTTGGATATTCTGCCTTCTCCGCAGCAAGGGGTATTTTTTAAAGAAGATGGCGAACCGGTTATCGACGCTAACGGGCAGCGGATTAAACACTTGTAA
- a CDS encoding DUF6428 family protein produces the protein MKLSKFKQHLHNLNALTFILPCGSAVPAHFHITEVAKNDKHFIDCGGIIRHETRIGFQLWVAHDTEHRLSPAKLLSIIRLSERKLDLPDAEIEVEYQYQTIGKYHLSFSDGIFRLENTLTACLAPDQCGIPQQKPRIRLGNSLCKK, from the coding sequence ATGAAACTTTCCAAGTTCAAACAACATCTCCACAACCTTAATGCACTGACATTCATCCTGCCCTGCGGTTCTGCCGTACCCGCACATTTCCATATTACCGAAGTCGCCAAAAACGATAAGCACTTTATTGATTGCGGCGGTATTATCCGCCATGAAACCCGAATAGGTTTCCAATTATGGGTAGCGCACGATACCGAACACAGGCTTTCACCCGCCAAATTGTTGAGCATCATCCGCCTGAGCGAGCGTAAATTGGATTTGCCCGATGCAGAAATCGAAGTCGAATACCAATATCAAACCATCGGCAAATACCACCTTTCTTTTTCAGACGGCATTTTCCGTTTGGAGAACACTCTGACCGCATGCCTTGCACCCGACCAATGCGGTATTCCGCAACAAAAACCGCGTATCCGACTGGGAAACTCATTATGCAAAAAGTAA
- a CDS encoding ArsR/SmtB family transcription factor — MDIETASKLFGTLGSATRLAVFRILVTQGDAGMVAGEIAKTLNISPANLSFHLKDLCHTGLIKATQEGRFQRYHADLALMVGLTTFLTEECCSNYPPTQGAQNSHCRQAVSSLDTICIAHSDKKSEPI, encoded by the coding sequence ATGGATATTGAAACTGCAAGCAAATTATTCGGCACATTAGGTTCTGCCACACGGTTGGCCGTTTTCCGCATACTGGTTACTCAAGGTGACGCTGGGATGGTGGCCGGAGAAATCGCTAAAACCCTCAACATATCTCCAGCCAACCTCTCCTTCCATTTGAAAGACTTGTGCCACACGGGCTTAATCAAAGCCACACAAGAAGGCCGCTTTCAACGCTATCATGCAGATTTGGCACTTATGGTCGGGCTTACTACATTTCTAACCGAAGAATGTTGCTCCAACTATCCTCCAACACAAGGCGCACAAAATTCCCATTGCCGCCAAGCCGTATCTTCACTGGATACTATTTGTATAGCCCATTCCGACAAAAAATCCGAACCAATATGA
- a CDS encoding PIG-L deacetylase family protein — translation MLSIFFSSVLLTPIAAAIIAISRKKQFTYNTNKDYQYDLPISAKVQLKNGTLELPANLNEGDTVIAKIRVKSSLSGYWKLPVITVESSKGQWQHPVEHGGRGIRYLNLSHTFSETDKCIKLIAQRLAFSNQEIELSVYPARQLEGKKILVIAPHADDAELSAYGLYETHAQNSFIVTLTASEGGSFHYPNLYNRTQPEEAEAQYLQKGRMRVWNSLTVPLLAKVPSEQILQLGFFDGTLEEMYQHPDMEVKSTKLDTADLNIFRSGNSSEFSKQLTGGSTWHDLVGNLAHIIQVFQPDIIVVPTPNLDAHKDHQMAAMATFDALKKIDYRKGELFLHTLHYIGDDYPIGPSGSMLSLPPKFEHPFYFRSIFSHPLTKEERNRKLLALDAMNDIRPNSDNYLSPQHMLFRGLNTLRHHILHIDKNLISRFVRSNELFYIVPVSDLYNDELYQKISYRAKHYN, via the coding sequence ATGTTAAGCATTTTCTTCAGCAGCGTTTTATTAACGCCCATTGCTGCAGCCATTATCGCTATCAGCCGTAAAAAACAATTTACCTACAATACCAATAAAGACTATCAATATGATTTACCTATTTCTGCAAAAGTACAGTTGAAAAACGGTACGCTGGAGTTACCGGCAAATTTAAACGAAGGAGATACAGTAATAGCCAAAATACGTGTGAAATCATCTTTATCTGGCTACTGGAAACTCCCTGTAATCACAGTTGAATCAAGCAAAGGCCAATGGCAGCATCCTGTCGAACACGGAGGTCGCGGCATACGTTATCTCAACCTAAGCCACACATTCAGCGAAACAGATAAATGCATAAAGCTTATTGCGCAAAGATTAGCCTTTTCCAATCAGGAAATCGAATTATCCGTTTATCCGGCCCGACAGTTAGAAGGTAAAAAAATTCTGGTTATCGCACCTCATGCTGATGATGCCGAATTATCTGCATACGGTTTATACGAAACACACGCGCAAAATAGTTTTATTGTCACATTAACTGCCAGCGAGGGAGGCAGCTTCCACTATCCCAACCTTTACAACCGCACCCAACCCGAAGAAGCAGAAGCCCAATATCTGCAAAAGGGGCGTATGCGCGTTTGGAACAGCCTAACCGTTCCGCTATTAGCCAAAGTTCCCTCTGAACAAATCTTACAACTTGGCTTTTTTGACGGTACTTTAGAAGAAATGTACCAACATCCCGATATGGAAGTGAAATCAACTAAACTGGATACGGCAGACCTGAATATCTTCCGCAGCGGTAACTCATCCGAATTCTCGAAGCAGCTGACCGGCGGCTCAACTTGGCATGATTTGGTCGGCAATCTCGCCCATATTATTCAAGTATTTCAGCCTGATATTATTGTTGTCCCTACTCCCAATCTAGACGCACATAAAGACCACCAAATGGCGGCCATGGCAACTTTTGACGCACTGAAAAAAATCGATTACCGCAAAGGTGAATTGTTTTTACATACCTTACACTATATCGGCGATGATTACCCCATCGGCCCAAGCGGATCCATGCTGAGCCTGCCGCCAAAATTTGAGCACCCGTTTTATTTCCGCTCTATCTTTTCTCACCCACTTACAAAAGAAGAGCGTAACCGGAAACTATTAGCGTTGGATGCTATGAATGATATCCGCCCCAATTCCGACAACTATTTATCACCACAACATATGCTCTTCAGAGGTTTGAATACTTTGCGTCATCATATTCTGCACATTGATAAAAACCTGATCAGCCGCTTTGTCCGCAGTAATGAGCTGTTTTATATCGTGCCTGTAAGCGATCTTTACAATGATGAGCTGTATCAAAAAATCTCTTATAGAGCAAAGCATTACAATTAA